The DNA window ACGCGACCGGTCCATGCCGCTCTGGGAGAGTTCGGCTCCGCGGAAGAAGTTTCCGCCACCCACGACAATGGCAACCTCGACGTCGGGAACGGCTGCGGCGATCTGCTTGGCGACTCCCCGGACGGTGTCCGGGTCAACGCCCAGCTTGCCTCCTCCGAAGACCTCACCGGACAGCTTCAGGAGGACCCGGCGCCTGTTCTTCTCTGACTGGACTGAAGTTTTGACGGCTTCCATGGTGCCTTCCCGTTGGTGAACTCTGAGCTAGATTATCGTGCTGCACGGCCAAAGCTCATATTCCCGCCTGGCCCGTGCATGCAAAAGGGGCGGCCACCGAAGTGACCACCCCCTTGCGTGTCTGACTAGGAGCCGACGCGGAAACGCGTGAAGGCGGTTCCCTTGACGCCGGCCTCTTCGAGGACCTGCGCCACAGACTTCTTGGCATCCTTGGCGAAAGCCTGGTCAACCAGGACTTCACCCTTGTAGAAGCCCGTAACGCGGCCTTCCACGATCTTGGTCATGGCGGCTTCGGGCTTGCCCTCGGCCTTGGCCGTCTCTTCGGCGATGCGGCGCTCGGACTCAACGAGTTCAGCCGGAACGTCTTCGCGGGAGAGGTAGTTCGGAGCCATGGCTGCGATGTGGACTGCGACGTCGTGGGCGGCCGTTACAGCGGCTTCGCCTTCGCCGTCAACAGCGAACAGAACGCCGACCTGGGCCGGGAGGTCTTTGGAGGTCTTGTGCAGGTAAGCGTCGACCGTGGCGCCCTCGATGCGGGAGATGCGGCGGACCACTACCTTCTCGCCGAGGACAGCGCCCTCTTCGACAACGACCTCGGACAGCGGCTTGCCGTCCACGTCGGTGGCGAGCAGGGTCTCGAGGTCGGCGGCGCCGGACTCGACGGCGATGGCGAGGACCTTGTCGGCCAGCTGGATGAACTTGTCAGCCTTGGCGACGAAGTCGGTCTCGCAGTTGACCTCGATCATTACGCCCACGCCGCCGTCGACCTTGGCAGCAACCAGGCCTTCAGCAGTGGAGCGGCCTTCGCGCTTGGTAGCGCCCTTCAGGCCCTTGATGCGGATGATCTCGATGGCCTTCTCGGCGTCGCCGTTGGCTTCGTCGAGAGCCTTCTTGACATCCATCATGCCGGCGCCGGTGCGCTCGCGCAGAGCCTTGATATCAGCGGCAGTGTAGTTCGCCATGTGAACCCCTCTGTCTAGAAAATTTATGTGGTGTACGGACCGACAGGACGGCAGCTCACCTGGTGAGCCGCCATCCTGTCAGTTACCCCGGCACTGCGGACAGAGCCGGGAAATCCCGGTGGAGTTGTTTACTTCTCGGCGTCGGTAGCCTCGGCAGCGGCCGGGGCTTCCTCTGCAGCGGCAGCATCTTCAGCAGGAGCAGCTTCAGCGGCCGGTGCTTCGGCGGCTGCCGGAGCTTCCTCGGACTTGCTGCCCTCGAGGAGTTCGCGCTCCCACTCGGCCAGCGGCTCTTCCGGGGTCTCGGCAGTGCCGGTTGCGCGCTGGTTGCGGGCGATGAGGCCCTCTGCAACAGCGTCAGCAACAACGCGGGTCAGGAGGTTCACGGAGCGGATGGCGTCGTCGTTGCCGGGGATCGGGAAGTCGACTTCGTCCGGGTCGCAGTTGGTGTCCAGGATGGCCACAACGGGGATGTTGAGCTTCTTGGCTTCGTCAACGGCCAGGTGTTCCTTCTTGGTGTCCACGATCCAGAGCACGGAGGGTGCCTTGGTCAGGTTGCGGATACCGCCGAGGTTGGACTCAAGCTTGGTGAGTTCGCGGCGAAGGAGCAGCAGTTCCTTCTTGGTGTAAGCGGAACCGGCGACGTCGTCGAAGTCGATCTCTTCGAGTTCCTTCATGCGCTGGATACGCTTGGCAACCGTCTGGAAGTTGGTCAGCATACCGCCGAGCCAACGCTGGTTGACGTACGGCTGGCCAACACGGGTGGCCTGCTCGGCAATTGCTTCCTGAGCCTGCTTCTTGGTGCCGACGAAGAGTACGGTTCCGCCGTGCGCGACGGTGGCCTTCACGAACTCGTAGGCGCGGTCGATGTAGGACAGCGACTGCTGAAGGTCAATGATGTAGATGCCGTTGCGCTCCGTGAAGATGAAACGCTTCATCTTCGGGTTCCAACGACGGGTCTGGTGTCCAAAGTGGACGCCGCTGTCAAGCAGCTGGCGCATAGTTACGACGGGCATGCCGACGCTCCTTCCGGCAGGTCATTCATGAGAGAGCCCATGGGCCGCTCTTACCCTGCCAATAGTTGACGGTTATTTAGCTTCGCCCAGGCGGGCCAAGCTCCTGGCATCCATTGCGCTTCTCATCAGGACCGTTGCCGGCCTGACCGCAAGAGGCACAATCCTCCTCGGCGGGAAGCATCGGCTTCCGGTTTTGGAGGGCTGGATACGCGTAGTCAGCTGCTGCTCCCCCGCACTCCTGAATGGGGCGTGCTGACGCTACCCCAGAGACTGGAATACGTTGAGGGCACAGCAAACTGCTCCACCAAGTGTACTACAGGGGCACGTGGCAAAAGCACCAGTTCCGGGGCCGCCGGCGGCGTTTTCCACATACGCCGAAGAGGCGGTTCCGGCCGCCGGTCCCGGCGGCGAAGCTGGGTGAATGAAAGCCCCCGCGCTCATCGCCCTCCTGTTCCTCGCGGCTGCCGCAACAGCACCGGCAACCGTGCCTGCCGCCGGCGCTCCGGCTGCCCCCGTCAGCCTCCGTGCTCCGCTGCCGGCGGCGGGCTCGTGGAGCTGGCCGCTGACTCCCCGGCCGGCGGTCCTGCGGGCCTTTGACCCGCCGGACAAGCCGTGGCTCAGTGGCCACCGGGGCGTGGACCTGAAGTCCTCGTCCGACGGCGGACCGGTCACCGCGCCGGAGT is part of the Arthrobacter sp. KBS0703 genome and encodes:
- the tsf gene encoding translation elongation factor Ts; translation: MANYTAADIKALRERTGAGMMDVKKALDEANGDAEKAIEIIRIKGLKGATKREGRSTAEGLVAAKVDGGVGVMIEVNCETDFVAKADKFIQLADKVLAIAVESGAADLETLLATDVDGKPLSEVVVEEGAVLGEKVVVRRISRIEGATVDAYLHKTSKDLPAQVGVLFAVDGEGEAAVTAAHDVAVHIAAMAPNYLSREDVPAELVESERRIAEETAKAEGKPEAAMTKIVEGRVTGFYKGEVLVDQAFAKDAKKSVAQVLEEAGVKGTAFTRFRVGS
- the rpsB gene encoding 30S ribosomal protein S2, with translation MPVVTMRQLLDSGVHFGHQTRRWNPKMKRFIFTERNGIYIIDLQQSLSYIDRAYEFVKATVAHGGTVLFVGTKKQAQEAIAEQATRVGQPYVNQRWLGGMLTNFQTVAKRIQRMKELEEIDFDDVAGSAYTKKELLLLRRELTKLESNLGGIRNLTKAPSVLWIVDTKKEHLAVDEAKKLNIPVVAILDTNCDPDEVDFPIPGNDDAIRSVNLLTRVVADAVAEGLIARNQRATGTAETPEEPLAEWERELLEGSKSEEAPAAAEAPAAEAAPAEDAAAAEEAPAAAEATDAEK